The window aaacatatttaacaaAGAGTTGGAAGAAAAAACCTTCTAATCCTCTTGAGGGTTTCAGGGCTGATCTCAGTGTTAGAACAGGGGTCCAGCCTCTTCTGCATAGCCTCATTCCCCTGTTTCAACCTTTCTACAGTCACATCACCACACCACAAAACTCCTTTAACCAATTGCCCCGATCCCGCCGCAATCAACTTAGCAGCCAGTCCATTGTAATCTTCCACATTAGGAGCCAATGTAGTCCAATACGCTGCACattttccttccatctcttctttcttcttctctgtctTCAAATCCGCCGGCGACATCTCTTTTGCCAAAGACTCATCCAGAACCTCCACTTTCTTGGCACTCTCCGATACCTTCTGCAATGTAAAACTACTATAATTCTGTAAAATCCCATCCAGTTCCTTCAACAATCCCTCTTGACCTTTGGAAACAATCGTTAACCCATAGCTCAAATAATCATCCGACccactcttcttcttcttcttcttcttatcttCGTCATCACTCGAATCAGAATCCGAATCACGTTCCTTAGGAGcttgaaaagagaagaagtaaTGCGAACCATCAAGTTTCACAGCAGCTAAATCCTTCGCTAATGGCCATTGAATATCATCAGCAACACGCGCAAACACCGCAACAACGCTCTCTCCTTGGCGAATGTGGACAATGGTCAAATCTCCACAAGCAAGCTCAACACTATACTCTTTATCAATTAGGTTAAGAATGGCGCCTGGGATTCTAATAAGAACCTCTTCCACCGCGAGAGGAGGAGCCGAAGCGGAAGGCGGAGCTGGGGCCGAAGGAGGATGAAGAAAACCCACATCGTCAGGAAACAGATTCTCCACCATATCCTTCATATCAAGAGTGGGGTAAAGATTGGAAGTCGAAGGTGGGATCGGATTGGCAAAGGAAGATAAAGGGGCGTCGGGATTTGAATGAATGACTTGAGGGTAAAGGGAATTGCGATATGGGTTTTGTGAATCCATTGATCTCAAGGGGAAAAACAGGAATTTGGGAGGGATGGGGAGAGGAAAATAGGGGAAATTcggaagaacaagaaaaaggGGTCAAAACGAATTCCAATGCGATCACATGTATGAAATTGAGGGCTCCATTTCAACTGTAATCGAGATAGCTTTTCCTTTTACCCGCGTCTCGATCGTGAGAAGGAAAGACCAAACTTTTGTTGACTAATTATTATGATAGGAAAGGACAATGTCGAATCTAATTTGTTTTAGCTCTCAAAGCTCCGTCGCCATTGTTGAGAAACTAACAGCTTTACCCGCCACCCCCTTTCTTCTCAATCTTCCCcttatttattcctttttattactattcttattagattaaaaaaataccaacttttaaataacaaaaaataaaataaagatatcTTTGGttagtttttaagaatatatgtgtattagtttataaaattccaaaaattaaCATAGTAAATCCAAATTGATATGTTAAACTTATAATTGTTTTTCCCCCTTAGTATTAAACTAGTTGCTTTTATCATACTATGTTGTATGTAAAGGTATAGAGATCTACGTAGGATCTCACTTTACTTGGGCAGTACGAGacaatctctctctcattttaaaacttctcATATTTAtgcattaaaattttaggctTATATTGGGGTTGTGCTGCAATGTTCTTCAGTTACTTTAGAAGGAAAtgaacataaaaagaaaaatcataagagaaatgagaaaaggaaacaagagTTGAATTAAGACTGAAGAGTATAATATCATagtacaaattaaaagatcaAAGTGATGCATATTCTCTTGTCTGCAGATGATCAAAACACACTATGCAACACTTTTACGGGGAGAAATACGAATGCCTAGCAGAATTATTCAACTTTGGAAGATGGATTTGATTACTTGTCATCGTCTTCCTTCGGTGGGTTTTCTTCGTTCTTCTTGTCCTGAAACAAGAAGAAAGttcattttacaaatttaaccTTCCGGGTAATTTGTGTTTCAACGCATGGAAGCAACTAACCTCTGGCTTAGATTGACTTTGCATGGAAGCTAGTAAATCTTTAACTGATGGATCATTTGGATCAACCCCTGGAAGCTGTAGACCATTTCCATTTGAGTTAATTAAATGTAAACCAGGTAGTTGGAGACATTGTTTTCTATATCATTGAGAAGTATTCACAGGTTTGTTGAATTCATACCGATGCAAGAATGGATGATACGAACGACTGGTCTGCCAGTAATTTACTCATATCAGGTTGGCTTGTTGAGTCTTTAGATTCCTCCTGCACTGACAACTGAAGAGCTGCAACCAACCAGCAACAAACAAAGATGGAAAAGATAGTTAGAATgcaaattcaattcaattgcaGTAATTTCAGTTCCAAGTGGCCTACAAATTAATGGAACTCAAATTTCGATGGAGAGAATAGTTCTGTTCCTCTGCACACTGCTTGCAAATGATTTAGGTAAGGTGAATGCAAATCACAATGTGAGTCTCAGAACCTGTGATAGAAGTTTTCATAGAACTATATTCTACTAGACTAATTTTATACCTTTGAAAGGCCGAGGCccttaaagttaaaaattttgaattactcAAGCGCAAACAGCCAACCAGTTAGTTCCCTCAACAAGTTTCTTGAATGCAAAGGAGAACCATGAGACAAAGGAATGGTTAAATAACCTTACCAAGAGCTAACTCTGGATCCATTGCGGCATCTGACATTTCTGTATCCCGAATGTCACTTGAGGCAGGATCTTCCATCGACATTGCAAGGGCTTGTTGTAACAGGGCATTTTCATCCTCCTGTAACCAAAGCCAGAATGAATATCAAAACACCGCATAtacttttactttcatttaaGTTGTCAAggcaatgaaaaaaaatgcgTAGTTAACATTTCTTTGCCTCCAAAAACGTGGGGGAGAAAGGAAGACAAGCAATGAAGTGAGGGTCGAAGGAAACATTTGAAACAATGGACAATCTATTTGTCTATTGCAGCATtagataatatttaatttaagagaAACTAACCATTGGATCACTTGTCTTCTGAGCATCAGAAGATTCAGCACTAGCACGCTCATTCATAG of the Cucumis sativus cultivar 9930 chromosome 3, Cucumber_9930_V3, whole genome shotgun sequence genome contains:
- the LOC101217525 gene encoding protein EARLY-RESPONSIVE TO DEHYDRATION 7, chloroplastic, whose product is MDSQNPYRNSLYPQVIHSNPDAPLSSFANPIPPSTSNLYPTLDMKDMVENLFPDDVGFLHPPSAPAPPSASAPPLAVEEVLIRIPGAILNLIDKEYSVELACGDLTIVHIRQGESVVAVFARVADDIQWPLAKDLAAVKLDGSHYFFSFQAPKERDSDSDSSDDEDKKKKKKKSGSDDYLSYGLTIVSKGQEGLLKELDGILQNYSSFTLQKVSESAKKVEVLDESLAKEMSPADLKTEKKKEEMEGKCAAYWTTLAPNVEDYNGLAAKLIAAGSGQLVKGVLWCGDVTVERLKQGNEAMQKRLDPCSNTEISPETLKRIRRVKRVTKMSEKVANGVLSGVIKVSGYFTSSVANSKVGKKFFGMLPGEIVLASLDGFGKVFDAVEVAGKNVMATSSTVTTELVTKRYGEQAANATNEGLDAAGHAVGTAWAALKIRKALNPKSALSPKALAKSAVKAAAADAKAKNSK